The Brassica napus cultivar Da-Ae chromosome C1, Da-Ae, whole genome shotgun sequence DNA segment atttactTTCGACCCACATCCATCCCAATATTGTGTAACCCTAACTTTGGAGCAAGTTCATCTCCCCCACTCTTCCACTTCGTCTTCATCAATTCGTATTTTTTTCTAAGCTCCGTGAGCTCTCCATCATCAATGAGTTATGACCTCTTTAATGTCTTCTTTATCATTTCATCTCTCTTTCTTCACGTATATAGATTGCTAACCGGTTCGTCAAGATTTACTTCCAAACAATCTCCGAAAACCTCCGTCAAAATATCTTGAGCTGTGGTGATGAAATCCAACGGCAACTCACATGTCTCCACCGGTAAGTCTCCCGTAGCTTTTAATTTCAAGGTCATGCCAGAAGGTTCATTAGAATCGGAACTACAATTCCAACTGATACATTTCTCAGAGGCGAGAAACGCTGCAAAAGGAGGGTCTCTTATTGGCCTAGAACTTCTCCTCATTAAGGACGAACAGGTGTGTGTGTtttctcataatttttttacatcTGTGTCTAAAGAAATCTCCAAAACCACTTACTAATTTATGTTCCTACAGGGCACTGTAATCGTATCATCAAGCCATGCTCAATATACATGCCGCATCTCAAACATGAACGATTATTTACGGTGCCAAAAGCAAAACGATGATCACAGTTTCACCGTTTCTTTCTCATACAGCTTTATTTTGTCTGTCTTTGATCATATTCGCCTCCCTATTGATGAAGACCGGTGAACACAAAACGTCTAGGAGGTACCATTTCTCACTATAGCATAACTACTTCACTGCTAATCGTAAAGTTAAAATGTTTACCGTATTATTTGTTACCGGTTACCAATGTGATAGGTATTATATCATCATTTCAAAAACGAATATGCTTATATTTTTGGCGTAAAACTTGGGAAATTATTAGTTCTTTATCTATTTTAACTTTAAAGAGCTTCAAATGAAATATTTAGATTGGCCTTTTGAGCTTTACGTTTGTGCTACAGTATTGACTTCTGCAAAATAGTGAACTCTTACAGCAGTAAGTTGATCACTGcttaatattttatgttcacCTTGCTGTTGTTTTTGATTACTCATTGTATTATGTTAATCATTGAGTTAAATGTTTGCCATACTGTTTGTCATCGACGCATTGTTTGCCAATGTGATAGCTATTTCATCATCATTACAGAAACGTATATGCTTCTATTTTTCATGTAAAACTTGGGAAATGTTTTGTTCTTTATCTATTTAAACTTCACAGAGCTGTAACTGGAATATTTAGGTTGGCCTTTTGAGCTTTACGTGTCTGCTACAGTATTAGATTATGCAGAAATCAGAATAGTGTGCTCTTCAAGTAGTGAATTGACGAATGGTTGGTGTTATGTTCATCTTGCTGTTGTGTTTACTCATCATACTTTGTGTTATTTTTAGTGATCATACCAACAAAAACAGGTACCCTCGCCCTCAGCTCAGTGTCATCCTCAAGGGTTTTCATGGACTATGATATCCAACCAACCATCTTATTTGAACTGGTTAGTGTTTATGTATGCAACAGTTTTATGTTTTGACATTTTCGAGTGATGCTTAAATGTAGCCTCACTCCAGCGACTAGCAAAGCTAATGTTTTGTAATTGTCTCAGGTTGGGTTCTAACCCAGAGATTGCTTATCTGGTTAATGAGGTGGTATTGACTAAAGCTGAGACAATGACTATTAGGGAAATATTCGCTTACATCAAGCAGGAATCTGCAAAAGTAAAATTACTGCTCTAGATTTCTTATTCAAAACGAGAAGCGTAGCTACTAAAATCACCACCTTTTACACGATTGCAAGGCTTTATTTTCATGCATGGCCACAGCTGATTATGTTCTACGTTACTCTTCTAGGTACATTGCCTGCAGTGACTGTAAAACTAAGGCCACCAGAGGTCCTTCGTTGATGTACCCAAAATGTGGCAACGTTAACGTAACCAGTTTTGCACAGTATGAGATCTAAACTTGCTAATAAGTTACGTTTTTTTTGGAATTAACTCATGTTTTATCTTATTGACAAGTACCTAGCGAAGATCTCTGTCTACGACAATAACGACCAGTCTTTGCCCTTCTTGGTGATGCAGGACGTGAGTAGACTGGTAAGGATAGCTACTTTGAGGTAACTTGCCATCGAAATATACATCACCAATTGATTATTTAATTTCACATTGCTTTTTCTGGAATGTTAGGCTAATGAAAACCTAGGAGCTGACCAGGAGATGCTTGTCCCCCAAAGCTTTAATCAACACCATTGGCCAGACACATAAGTTCAGTGTCATGGTATCTGAATACAGCTTAACAGGCAATACTCAGACTACAATTGCCACAAAGGTTCTCTTTCTAACAATTCTTCCACCTTTAGTATCATCAGATGAAAACCCACTTGCTCCAACGTCCGAAGTAGCCTTGCAACGTCCTAATTCTGTTTGAGCTTTGACTCTTTTCTTCATTTTACATCTTCCagtgttgttttttttcttcctgcAAACATATACTTAATTggttaagttttttttcaacCTAAATTAATAATGAGGATATCTTTTTGCCATACATACAACTCCTTCACGTAAAAAGAACTTTAATATTTAGACAATAAATTCCCCCGACTGCCTCTAAATTAGACCCGATCTGTCAGCTATGTGGAGAGAAAGATGAAACCTTAAACCATGCTCTGTTTGGAAGTTATCGAATACAATGTTTCGCTCTGCAATAATTTTGTTGCAAAGCTTGGAATCCTTGATAAGATTGATAAAGGAGAATGAAGATGAGAGCACAAATATGTTTATATGGTGGAGAATATGGAAAATGAGAAACATGCTTATATTTGAAAACAATAGAGAACACAGAATCTACCTTATAAAGAATGCGATCACGGACTTAAAGTTATATATGGAAGGAGGCAATGAATATAAACTTGAAAGAAGAAGATACGTCATGGATATCGTCAAATGAGAAAATATAAATAGGTTAGACAATGTATAAGATGGAAGCAAGTACTTCCAAGGAAATTCCTCACTGGATCAAACTAACTACTCACTGGAAGCAGCGGCAATAGCTATACTAACAGCAGTCCAACAACTTGGGAGGCTTTCTTACAAGCATGTAACATTTCAAGGAGACTGCAAAGTGTGATGTGTTGTTAAAGCTACTATTTATGTTAACATAGAGTCCCAAGATTcagtttcatttaatatatacatgTGGAAGACGTAGGATCCACTCTCAAAAGGTTGAATCTCCAAAATCCAAAGAGAACCACACTGCATTGTATATTGTTGTTTACAGTAAAAAATCCAGTCGTACCAAAGGATAGCACATTAATGGAGTTTGATTAAGCAAAAGAGACCACATCTGAGTTCTTAGAACATGGACGTAATGAGAAACATAAGGGACCAATGAATCAATATTAATCATGCTAGAAACCACAATAGTTTTACATATTAGCTTATAGTCTCAAAAGTTTagataaaatttcaattttattttattttagcatAACGTATATATCaaagttattaccatatttttgtatataagtTTCATTGTTATGCATTTAGAAAAATGCTGAGATAAGTAATAGTAAGGTGGATTGTTTGCTAATGCCCTTGCAATCAATTCGAAGATAATTGATGAGTATTATGATTCTGAATAGAACATCTGtcatcttattttttatttagaaaaaaaaaaacagctgaATTTTGTCGTACAATTATTTATTGGCTGTATCCCCTATTCTATAATTCAACTTTAAAAATTTGACTTACAAATAAGAAATTTATTGAATTTAGAACATGAGTGAATTGCATATGAAATAATCATTTACCATTGAATTTGAAGGAGAGTGTTTCTGATCAAttaagattatttatttttaaagatgtTTTATTATCTGAATTAGTATCTggatataaaaatgaaaaaaaaaattaagttattatttagcTACAGAAATGGTATATTAGAATCTTAAAAATGTAGTTTCAAAAAATTGTAATAGGAAGTAGTTTTCATAATTTACGTCCCAGGTTACAATACAAAAACGTTGccctaagaaaaataaaattaaattgtcAAATAGAGCAAATGTAATTGGACAAATTTGTTTGTTTCAAGAGACTAACTAAGACAAtccaaaaatagaaacaaaactCATAGTTGGACTGGTTTTAAACAGGTACATGAAAACACAATATTTACATTGCAAAATATAGAGTCTATCTcatataaaactatattataaatcattgatGATGAAGCTTACACTATAGGTCAACAAAACATCTCTATGCAGGGAGCCgcaaatataattttagtttttactgtGAATATAAACTCaacaatataatttttagtttttacttatataaaatgtatatattgagAGATTgctaatttatgattttaatgggaccatatgtTTACATAGGactttctaaaaattattatcttattattttatcgatttatatcatattttgaacTCGCAAAACTTGggaccaaatttttttattaatatattatgtttatgaatttatcgagattaatttatagagtttcaaCCGTATATCTAATTGTGTATTTAtgctaattatattttaaccgGTTTGGCTGTGTCTATTTATGctaataatatcaaatttacACTAAAAGTCTGGGCaacaaaataatacaatatgACCATAAACGAAGTTTGATTATTGATTACTCCatatttaaacattttcatgTGCTAAGTGTTTCCATCTTCAGATTTTAACCGGTCATCTtcgttataaaataaattatgttacAGTACTTAGAAATATGCCACAATAACGGAGCACAAGCTTGAAGTAGACGtaacaatatttaatatttggTTAGTGAGCTTATCAGATGAAAATTAAAAGGCCTTCTATGTATATttgaacaaacaaaaacttaTTTATCTATTATCTAATATTGTAAGAGGTGAAGTTATAAATTCATGGCAATGCAACCATGTCTATCATCACCAATAATGCATAATTGACTGGATCCGAATGAACATAAGATGTCTTATATGTCAAGACACAATAATTTAGTCAAagttttttcatttctcaagtatAAGAAGTTATATTTAGTTTGtccatttaaaataatacatttgtCGTTTTTTTGCCTTCTctctttatttcttattttcaatttttccttattaataaactaattagtacgattaatttataatataagcaaatataaccaaaaaatataacaaaaaagaaacaaataaatgcctaaaaaacaacaacaattgTTAATAATATCAATTACTAACATTCTGCAAAACAATTCTAATAACTTTGAAAAATAGTTCCTCTAAATGAAAACTTCATTcttcaatattttataaacactCACAAAAAGATACAATGGTATTAGAAATCTCGATCTCAAACAAACCTACAATTCagaattaaaacatcaaaaacactaagaatttgatcattttagttatataattgaaATTTGGTGTATGGAACATCATAATCATACTCACACtcaaattaacataaaaaaaaatttatacaaaattatattttacgtAAAAACAGACTCATCAAAGGACCTCCTCCagtacaataataataaaagtgaagagatttttaatttttatatgaaagAAGAATAAGTAGGGACAACTACATGGTAGGCCtgagacttattatccgagatccggattcgatcgtAGATCATCTTCAGATCCGCTCTGAAAATAAGATATCTGGGGTGCCTGGATCCGAATCcagatagtaaaatcttggatccgtacAAACtgaatccgaatccggatatcttaatttttagatcCGGATATCTgaatccgtatttttaaaacacattaagtttttaaatttcattaatatttatatttgatatattaatatttatacatgaattaatcttataataatatatttaagttttataatattataaacatatataaatatatttataaatatttaatttatgtattatattaaaaaaattcatattttttaaaaaaatatttttttaattatttttacggatCCAGATCTGGATATCCACGGGTAATAGAATATCgaaacggatatccgaaatctggatatccggaaaccaccAATCCGGATCCGAATATCAATTTCACGGTTCTGGGTACCCTGAGTTTTATCTGGATTTGTCCCAGGCCTATAGCTCTACCATTTGCGCAACATCCCCACCTTTGCCTGAACGACAAACCAATATGAGCTTCACCTCTCATCTCCAAGCGACCAACCTCATGGTGGTCGGAGCAAAATCGCCGGTGGATCGTCGCCGGAAGGCACTTAAGAGAGTGAATAAAGAGCTCTCAAGAGGCAAGTACGAAACTGCACTCTCTCTCGTCAAGCAACTCAAGGGAAAACATGGCTGCCTCTCTGCCTTCGCCTCTGCCAAATTggtctctcttctctcctatctcctctctttcattcttgcttcttcttttaTTAACTCTCTTCTTCGATTTTTTTTAGCTTCCGAAGAAATCACCAGTACTGGATACATTGGGTGGGTTGATCGATTCAGTCTCCAGAAGCTTTGAATCTGTTTCTGCTGAAGCGGTAATCTTACTATTAGCTATCCAATTTTCAGTGTTTCTTGATTGCCTTTGGAGTCGTTTGTCTTAAGCAAAACTGGTTTTTAATTTGCAGAATTCAGTAAGAAATTTTCAAGAGCACAAAGCTATAACTTCTCCTTCTGAAGAAGATTGGTTCGCTGTTGTTCAGGTGAAAATCTTGTagcaaaataagttttttttttcttttgtgatttAGCTGTCTATGTCCAGTTTCTTTCTACTTAACATGTTTATATTTCGTCATAGGATCCTTGTGTAATGTATCTATCTTATGGATGTGTATGTAGCATGAATCAGGCCATTTTCTGGTTGGTTATTTGCTTGGAGTTCTTCCAAGAGGCTATGAAATACCAAATTTGGAAGCTATGAGGGATAATGTAGCCAGTGTAACTGGGAGAGTAGAATTTGTGGGCTTCGAGTTCCTCAAACAAGTGAGTTGTTTTGGTGAATAGGGAAAATGTTAAATGAATGCTCAAGCCTGTTATTACTGCAGGTTGGTGCTGCAAACCAATTTATGAAAGATGATGTGGATCTTTCGGTATGTAACTAAACACTCAAGCTGCAATAGAAAGTTTCGGTTACTGGTTATTGGTCATTAATGTGTCTTTCCGTGGTTTATTTGGGATGAGTTTTTTTAAGAAGACTGGATTTGTGACCATGTTACGGGTTTACCGATCTTTTATGTATCATTGTGTATCTTCTTGACTAACATGTTTTGACTTATACCATGAAGGTCTGTCAAGGCTATATATCGTCCAAGGTAATATTTATCTCAAACTTACCTGTGATTGATATATAGATTTACATAGCTAGAGCTGTTTCTGTAGTGAGTGGTTGGAACTGTAAGTGCAGACACTGAACAACTTCTCTTGTGTGATACTTGGAGGAATGGTAACAGAACATATGCTTTTCGGATACTCGGAAGGTTTCTACTCCGATGTTGTCAAGGTTATGTCGTCTCAAAATGTCTTACTCATATGCAGAGAGAttaatttcttatgttttataaaaaaatctgattttgcAGTTGAACAATGTTCTGCAATGGCGAGGGTTCACAGAAATGGAAAAGGCGGCTCATATCAGATGGGCTGCTTCCAACACTGTATCTTTGTTACGTTCATACAATGAAGCAAGAGTTTCACTAGCAAAAGCAATGGCCAAAGCCAAACCGATTGGTGCTTGTATTGAAGCCATTGAATCTGCAATTTCTAGACATTATAtgtaaactaattttgtattcttCCTAATAACTTCAGCTTCCTTTTAAAAGACACTGTATACATTACCGGATATGCAAACACCCAATTTAAACCACATAAGATCTCAAAAATCTTATGAAAGAGAGACCAGACTATTTTACAGGCTTAAACTCAACGAGGGTGGGTCATGGAAATGAAGTAGAAAAAATCAAAacgttatattttttaaaaaattacttgaAATATAAGTTGGCTATcacttttgaaaatataatcaattaaaaatatctaaatttataaattattattgaaattttataaattatttttaactataaatgattttagagatttaatttagattttttttttcaaatatgactcaaaacaaaaagtcaaacacaaaactaacttaTGATTTTGGAACTTTCATTTGTAATATTCATTTCAGAAATTCGGGTTATTTACGAaaataccatttttttttttttgaaaataaatggtttactctatcttctcatcttcatcaaatatttacaatattaccattgccatcaatacaccaacccaccatgaacaaccaatttgaagctcttaatgcaccaaaATTTCGATTTTTACTCTTCATATCTCATTACTTTTGCACACAAACTACAcctctttcattttctctctatgttcatagaaaaaaaacccaagatttttattttaaacttcgTAGGGTTCAAGCTCATGATTCTTGGTCATTAACAAGTGGGTCTGTTTCGTGGTGAAGTTCTGTGTGATAGGAAAAGCTAatcaagttatctcactggttaaaaatatgaaactaattttttttccagatatgTTCGTCAGAAGACTTATATGGAAGTCTTTTGGTCAATGTAGAGGTTAGTTCTGCAATTGACTTAAtgtatgattttagagaatacttctctggaagtcttccaacttttctttgttaacaaaaaaatctcaaaaatacCAGAGAAGACTTCCTGGTAAGTCATCTAAGATAaacaagttagttttgcaattgaccggattgtgtcagaaatttgactttttctaGATGATTTACACAGAAGTCTTCTACCCTGTAAGTCTTCTGAACTCTCATTGTAAGTCTTCTCACTGTCGGTGAAAGTCGTCTatggttacttttgcaattaaaaaataaaatttaaatatttaattttagtttgaCGACTTCCATCTTCTGaaagacgacttacacggaagtcttccagaattttattctgagattctggtcaaacttTGGTTATCACATAAGAATTTCGCGTAAGTTTTCTGCCGGAatacttacatggaagtcgtctaattaaaattaaatatttaagttttatttttcatttgcatctaattaaatgtaatatttaatttttattttttttggtggaagacttccatgtaagtcttgtaataaagtcaaatttctgacacaattcgTTCAATTgcaaactaacatgtttatcatAGAAGACTTTCCGGTAAGTCTTCTCTggtatttttgagttttttttcaaaaacaaaagtaagcCGATaattacaaaggaagacttccaaAGAAGTCTGCTCTAGAGTAGACTTCTATGGAAGTTTTCCTTTGTAAATTATCagttgcaaaaatgacctaaatggAAGACGCAGACGACTTCTGTGGAAGTCTTCTAcgacaatgtttaataaacttttattttctctaaaactataaaagctttttaacattttcttgttaattcatgtatattaattGATATTGGGACTCCTGtatgaaattcataacttaattgattttaattatgagattagtaacattcatgtttattaatatttctaGCTGATTTGAGAAGACTTCTACgaaagtcttctacgttagtttttgttaACTTGTTAACttgtagatatttttttttaactttcaaaattgttaattaaattcaaaattatcaaGTTATATGGTTTAATATGTCTTCTTAGattataagatatattttttaattttcatgagatttaaaatttcaattttcacttAAAGTTTAAGTTTCATgcctaaatttttaatttcccGCTTAAATTACCcacttatattttattttcccgcttaaaatTTAAGTCTTCCAAGAAGACTTCCCAAAAGACTTCCTAAAAGACTTCTAGTGAAAGTGCTATATGTTTGAACTTGtgtaatatttgatattttgtgaatttgactaagttttcctAGAAGTATTCTCtcttagttttaataaatttgattaaatttttgtgttattttattttgctattaaagttgtatcaataatttcaagtatttttggcaagataatattgtaaACATGCACATATTTActaaaaatttcattaatatctcttaa contains these protein-coding regions:
- the LOC106376609 gene encoding uncharacterized protein LOC106376609, whose protein sequence is MSFTSHLQATNLMVVGAKSPVDRRRKALKRVNKELSRGKYETALSLVKQLKGKHGCLSAFASAKLLPKKSPVLDTLGGLIDSVSRSFESVSAEANSVRNFQEHKAITSPSEEDWFAVVQHESGHFLVGYLLGVLPRGYEIPNLEAMRDNVASVTGRVEFVGFEFLKQVGAANQFMKDDVDLSVCQGYISSKTLNNFSCVILGGMVTEHMLFGYSEGFYSDVVKLNNVLQWRGFTEMEKAAHIRWAASNTVSLLRSYNEARVSLAKAMAKAKPIGACIEAIESAISRHYM